A part of Aegilops tauschii subsp. strangulata cultivar AL8/78 chromosome 2, Aet v6.0, whole genome shotgun sequence genomic DNA contains:
- the LOC109737546 gene encoding uncharacterized protein has protein sequence MRAALPNHRFSDSTSSLVTMEAWSSFSSFVKAWILNFPCGWRACRRAPTTELCRALSNVVALNRGMGGVLLRSRRTIFYRRDDEAVVSGELVLQEKEHAQEKKEHAQENKKEQD, from the exons ATGCGTGCTGCCCTCCCTAACCACCGCTTCTCGGACTCTACTTCTTCCTTGGTCACCATGGAAG CATGGAGTAGTTTCTCTAGTTTTGTTAAAGCATGGATATTGAACTTTCCTTGTGGATGGAGAGCCTGTAGGAGAGCACCAACAACAGAATTATGCAGAGCCTTGTCAAATGTTGTTGCACTGAACAGAGGCATGG GTGGAGTGTTGTTGAGGTCCAGGAGAACCATCTTCTACAGGCGAGACGACGAGGCCGTTGTCAGTGGTGAGCTGGTACTACAG GAGAAGGAACATGCCCAGGAGAAGAAGGAGCACGCCCAGGAGAACAAGAAGGAGCAGGATTAA
- the LOC109737503 gene encoding uncharacterized protein has product MATMGVGGAVKMIIGAKEERVVGTGKAPGACPSCGGPVVATDVESERRILCLPLCLKSKRKYSCTRCFRRLVTVYG; this is encoded by the coding sequence ATGGCGACAATGGGCGTGGGCGGAGCGGTGAAGATGATCATCGGGGCGAAGGAGGAGCGGGTGGTGGGCACGGGCAAGGCGCCCGGCGCGTGCCCGTCCTGCGGCGGCCCGGTGGTGGCGACCGACGTGGAGAGCGAGCGGCGCATCCTCTGCCTCCCGCTGTGCCTCAAGAGCAAGCGCAAGTACTCCTGCACCAGGTGCTTCCGCCGACTCGTCACCGTCTACGGCTAG